ctgaaataactgaaaattttgaaattaaaaatcaaactgaatcgaaatgaataaaaaattaaattaaaattttaaattaattcaatttaatcaattttttcagtttgaatcaaATACCACAGATATCAGTGAATTAGTTGGAGCAAGCAACTAACATATAATTTTGGCTTATGGGATAAATTACAGGCGAAACCCTTCGCTAATAAGTGCTAAGTACCGACTACTCCTTCACTTTGTTTCTTTAGTGAGCTGCAGTAAAAATATAGTAATAAGTTTATATTCTCCctatactttttattaaaaatcaaataagtccagtttaattttttttattaaataagttcACAACTTTATATTAAAAGCTAATTAGGTcttatcaatattaaaatattaatttttgataataaaatataatttctatatatttttaaatgttgcttttaattaaaaaataatatttaaaaattatagaaattatattttattattaaaaactaatatatatatatatatatatatatatatatatatatatatatatatatatatatatatataagaggcTAAATCTTCTCCATGATTGCCATGTGGCATCTCTTAAATTATTTACCTCTTTCAAACTTGCCACATGGAGCTCAAACATTGTCGGATTAGGGTTTTCttgtcttttttttatatatatatataaacttacttaattaattaaattaagaaataattcagaaaattaattaattaagaaataattcagaaaattaattaattaagaaaattcaaatgaaaatcaattattatttaaatttaaataattaagaaacaagttttgaaatataatgaaaatgtcaaattaaaaagaataaattatttatcatgCATAGCAAAATATAGCCCAAAAACATTATATCATTATTATTAGTTACTAAAATAATAGTTCAGGTGAATTATTATATCCCATATCTTCTTTTGTCAATCTATATCGTtgctaattttaaaaaaaaatattttaaaaattcaatttattttttatttaatttttaattttaaaaattttaatatctttaatttagttagattttaactaataaaaaattgataaaaataaatcaaaccaattaataaataataatatatattttttataatatataaaaaaatagactataactaatattaaaattttttagttaaattttaaaatactaaaaatatctTCATTATTATTGCATTCGTTATTATTgcgttttcttattttttattttttatttcataaaaaaatataaaatttgttcATTTGATAGTTTTGCATTTTTACTTTTACTCCTTtgttataaaacattttttaaatcaaaaaattaaaaactgaaattacaaatattaattttctttttacatattctattaaaatattatttttttataatttttattaaattattatttaaaattttatctcatcaattaaatacatatttatttaattaatttataaaatatatttttattttattattataaaaaaatttattatttaattcttatatgataaagaaaaattcattaactaatttttaaaattttaaaaataaattaaaatattctttaaattttaaaaaatatactaatcggtctttttattgattttaattgttaaatagtttactatttagtctttataatataaaaaatttattaattaatcttttaatgttataaaagtacctattaattaatctttccgTATTGAagatatttagatttttttaaaaaaaattattatttaatctttttattttaaaaaaatatattaaagcatccttaattaaaaatatatgaattaatttttaattaattttaactattaaatattttactatttcatccttataataaaaaaaattattaattgataattcaatcttataaaaaaagtctattaattaattttttcatattaaggatatttaaatttttttataacacttaacaactaaaattattagaaaattaattagtagattttttaaaattttaaggatattttaatatatttttaaaaattaatggattaattaataaatttttcttatatcacaaaaattaaatagtaatttttataatatttaataattaaaattaatggagattaatggtaaattttaaaaatttaaaaatattttaatatatttttcaaaattaaaagactaactaataaatttttgatcaaatcataattttttattataatatcatatattatgtaatcataattttttattattttattatttaatattatatttaaaaaatattttatttctcatttttatataaaatttatatttatttttatataaactggttttaaaaaattatttttaagaagtaaataataaaaataaaaaaaaattatttttagttttgagaaaataaaaaatagaaatcctTCCGTGATAACGAATGTAacctaaaaataaaatctaaaaacaaattttattatctcaatttatttaaattaattaaataaatatttaaattatgagatatatcatatatatataaataatagaaaatgaaatttttgatgtaaaattatcaaaataatatatttaaatattgataaattttgaaaaataataaaaataattaactcaaaatctatattatatataaaagtggaaaaagaagaaatattGAGAttgtttgaaatatttttttttatttgaaatggaGATTCGAGTACCAaaacctctcaaatttatttagatatatttatcaccatattaaatttgtgaatacatgtttttaaattttttttaaaattttaacttatttacaattacatttaaatttaaaaatataatatttttattatttaaattaattttaagagttattaaatagatttttaaatatataaaattagtaatatttaaaaattgtaaacttgattgtttttttttaaatcaaaacttgattgtttttttttaatttaaaatttattatattattttattaaaatttaacaaataaacaTCTATACTGGAATCTAcgatgtaaaaatattaaattgtgttacattttttttttaattttcctaTTTAAATCTACATTTCGATACATAGTTTAGTGAaatgatttaatattaattatactctaaaataatcataaaattatatcataataaaattaatataaaaaataaaatttggatATTTACAacaaacataaaattaaatatgaaaacgatttatttataaataaataaataaataatgatatatgtAGTTTGAACTTCTTATAATAGTTTATCGTTATcacattatataaaaataataataaaattagtattcattttttattttcaatccaCTAGAAAAACTTAGTgattttaatctatttttatatttataagatatacttttatttatgtatatttaACGTCTTgttatttttctatttgaacaatatataaatatatatatattaatcatGTAAATGTCATGTAAATTTCTTGATAAATGACGGGTTAATAAAAGATAGGTAattcgaaaaaaaaaataccaaaaagagATAAGCGgtagaaattgaaaaaattgatcgaattaaattaatttaaaattttaattgaattttttattcatttcggtttgatttgatttttaattttaaaattttcagttatttcaattcaatttgattttgatcagaaaaaaatttaaaaaattgaatcgaactgattaatgattatagtatattatttttaataatatagagagattaaatcatattaagattaaaatattttaattaaattttaaaatactaaaaataaaagataaaaaataaaaaatttattaaaaatttaaaccgatcaaatcgaattgaatcgaattgaattaaattgattcaattcaatttaatttttaataaaaatcaatttgatttgatttttataaatattaaaattttaatttttaatttattcagttcaattcaattttaaattgaatcggtGAACGATAACAGCTAGCGGAGGATGTAAGAATTGGAAATATAGGAGTCCAAGGATATATTCATGGATGGTGTCTATTTTGTTCAATTTGAATAAGGAAATTGTGTACCTGCCGCTTATTCTGGCCTAATGTCTTGTTTTGATAGATTTAGCAGATTTTCTGATTAGGGTTTTGcttgaatttaaaattgaattaaattaaataaattaaaaatttatatttatatttataaaaattaaattaaattgattttaagtataaattaatttaaatggaatagattttattaaatttaatttgctttgatgagtttaattttttaattattttttattttttatactttatttttaatattttaaaatttaattaaaatattttaattttaattatatttaatttctatatattattaaaaataatatattattatcattaattttttaatttaatgtaaGTTAGATTATAAATTCTCATAAGCGAAACGCACAagcatttttaatttaatcagaTTTCTTTTGAAACATTATATTATGAGCATTCATCATTGCGAAGATGAATGCATCTGaccttttattataatatttatttatcgtAAAAATACACATAATAATATGAATGTGAGAtaaatttttaatgttattaattttaaatttaagatattttaattatttattataataataatttattgaatttaataaaatttaacatttaaaattttaattataaatccaTAATTTATACGGAAACATAGGatattttttgattttataatttaatttagattttaagataaataataattttattatataaattaatttaaaagtttatttaaatttaaaagtggATGATATTTtacaattgaattaaaaatttaaaatatgtaataatagtattatttaaattaatttaaattaaagaataaattttgtgatctatataaatactaaaaaaataaatttttagtatGAAAGTATTAAATAATACATCTAATATTTTTGCCACGTGTCATGATCATGTTTACGTACTCCGTGAAACTGCGTGTATGGAATTAAATCCTCTCTATAATATGCAGCAGAGGAACACGAATGCGAACACGTACGTTGAGTTGGTGTTTTTCACAGAGAAAGAAGAGACTATAAAAGGCGAGGAAAGAGGAAGAGAACAAGTGATAAATATCGTGGTGAGTGTTGAGCCAAACCATCACCGACCCATCTCtgcagaaagagagagagagacacagCGGCAGAGCTCTTCGACAATTCTATAACAGAAACCCCACGATCCCCAACCTCAAACCCCTCTCTCTCTTCGACTGGCTCGCTCCTTTTTCACTCACTCACTTCGCTAATTGATTCGATCTTTGTCAATTTTGATTCTTGATTGATTCCTCTTCCGTTTTCTAATGAAAAAGAGAGCTAGAATCACTCCCGATAAGGCGGTGCCCAATGTTTGGCAACGGGAGGTTGGTGAGCTTTCCACTAGGAGTTTCGCTCACCGTCTCGCTGCTTCTGAGGTCTTTCTCTCTGTTTAATCTTATTCTTGttatttctctctctttttttagtGTGTtgagttgtttttttttttttgtcaacttAAACAATGTGTGTGGTTAGATTTTAATTCTGGGGTTTCATGATTAGGTGTTTTGTGCAATTATTTGACATAGATATTTCGTATGGGATAGCAGATATCTTTGATTATGTAAAGCTGATATGGTTGTTTGATTTTGTGCTGTACAACCTTGTATTAGCTATCTAACTGTCAAGAGACTGAGgttatctttctttttttttttttttttttttttgggttcttTGGGTAACAAGTATTAATTGCTGTTGGATGGAAAGACTTGTTCTGGGGGTTTCTCGTCTCTAATTGTCTTCTGGGAAGTTTTCTTACTGTTACAAATGAAAGCTAATTGAACTGAAATGGAATTGATAAGTCATCTTCTCTGTTGGTGATGTTGAAACTAGTCAATGGGGGCTGTCTTGAATGCTGCATTGTGGTATTTGTAATGGATTTATCCTTTTCGAAGCATATATGGCTAAGATTACTCTGTGTGGCTGTAAAACAAGTGAATAAGCAAATATATAACAGATGCTTTTGGGGATAATTTATCTATCTTCCATTTACTTCCGTTGCTTTCACTTCCTTCTCTTGTTGTGCATCTGCTATTCCGTTCTCTTGTTTTCCTATTTTTCTTGGCCATTATGAGGTTTTACTCATATTGGGATATTTTGATATATCTATTTGGTTCAGCCTTTTTTGCTCCTAGGGGGTGCTCttgtaaatattttactatgttCGGAACAAGTGCAATCCTGTTAAAATATAGTTGATACAGATATTAAGAAAAAAGGAGGCAATTACAAGAGGAagttatctatttatttatttgtttgtgcTTTAAGTATAATGAAGctggtgtgtgtgtgtgtgttttcttttctttctttatttattttttttttggtggggGCGGGGAAGGTGTGGTTTCAATTCTTTATGAATTTTGCATCCATAGACAAAGCTCTAAAGCAATAGTTATCTTATTTTCAGGATCTTGTACTGAGACTTGAAATATACAAGAAGCTAGAGAAGCACAGAGGTTGTGTAAATACCGTAAGCTTCAATGCTGATGGTGACGTTCTGGTGTCAGGTTCTGATGACAGGCGGGTCATACTCTGGGACTGGGAAACTGGCCGTATCAAGCTTTCTTTCCATTCTGGTCATAATAACAATGTTTTTCAAGCCAAAATAATGCCTTACACAGATGATCGAAGCATTGTTACTTGTGCTGCAGATGGTCAGGTAAATCTTATGTTTAAAAGGACATGATTGTGATATACCCATGTCTTTGCAACTTGGCATATGCACTATTGTAGATTCTGGCTATACTTCTTCTTAGCTTGAGATGATATCAGTCGAGTAATGGCTTGTGCTTTATATTACAAAGAACTCCTTAGTTCAAAGAGGGAGCCATGTTAATAGTCTAAGATGTGTCATCTCAAATATGATAGTATGCTTAATGACAACTTTGACATCTATTCTAGGTTCGACGTGCTCAGATTCTGGAGCACACGGTGGAGACTGCATTGCTAGCAAAACACCAAGGGCGAGCTCATAAGTTGGCTATTGAGCCTGGGAGCCCTCATATATTTTATACTTGTGGCGAGGATGGATTGGTTCAACATGTGAGTTATTTTGTCATTTCCCATTTCAGTGGGTGTCGAACTCTGCACTTTTGTTTGTTAACACAAGTACCATTCTGTGTTGAAAACCTAAACAGTTGCTCGGCATGATACGTGTTAGATATTTGTGGACTGTGACAATACTTTAGTTTCAGGTGATGTGGGACAGTATTGGAAATGTGCAATGgtacttatatattttaaggTTAAGATAGAAAGACGGATGGAGGTTTAGAAATCTAGTAGAGTTTGCTGAGCTAATGAAAGAGGGCCTGGAAAAGAAAAGGGCCGATttgtcattttctttttttatttcttctcaTGTCTTTAGCAAATTGACAAGTCAAATAGCTGGTTGATTCCTAACCCTGATTGTCTTTGATAACAATAGGGTGGAGTATATTATACTATTTCCACGTCTTTTGATCTTGTAATATGATTTTCACCTGATTGCATAGTTTTGTTAATACAATTATGTGACACTCTTAATTTCATGTCAGTTTGATCTGAGAACTAGGCGTGCGACAGAACTTTTCACTTGCCAACCAATTGAGGATAGGAAGAATTACACGCCAGTTGTCCATCTAAATGCAATTTCAATTGATCCACGAAACCCAAATCTCTTTGCAGTTGCGGGGACAGATGAGTATACTCGAGTATATGATGTCCGCATGTATAAGTGGGATGGGTCAACTGAATTTGGTCGACCTACAGATTACTTTTGTCCTCCGCATTTGATTGGTGATGAGCAAGTTGGAATAACAGGCTTATCATTCTCAGACCAGAGCGAGCTTCTAGTCTCATATAATGATGAGTTCATCTACCTTTTCACCCGTGACATGGGATTGGGTCTCAATCCAGACCTATCCTCTTCAGTTTGCAGCGATGCTAGTGAAATGGGGCCTGTGGATGCTGATGGAAAACCCACTCCCCAGGTATACAAAGGACATCGAAATTGTGAGACTGTGAAAGGGGTGAGCTTCTTTGGGCCTGGATGCGAGTACGTGGTGAGTGGGTCAGACTGTGGTAGAATATTCATTTGGAAGAAAAAGGGTGGGGAGCTCATTCGTGTCATGGAAGCAGATAAGCATGTTGTGAACTGCATTGAACCTCATCCTCATATCACTGGGCTTGCTAGTAGTGGAATTGAGACTGATATAAAGATATGGACTCCAAAAGCCTTTGAGAGGGCTACTTTGCCTGCAAACATTGAAAAGGTATGCTTTATTAATGTTGAGCTTGTCACTGAGAGCATATCCTtcaaaattctattttatttgatttcaagTTCCTAGCTGTAAATtctaaatgagaaaaaaatgaCTCAGATTTCATGCATGACCTTAAGACAACAAAGTTGGAAAATATGATCTCTTTGCTTCTGGgagaaaaatttaaactttaattgGATTGATGTAAATGTTTCTTTTGGTGGCTTATCTTCATGATGTAGAATGTAAAATGGGGGGATGATGCAAAGAAAGGAAACCAACAGCCTGAATATTTGATTTAGTTACATGCCATCAAAAAATGTAGAGCCCATAACAGCAGGCATCACAAAGTAAGCCATAGTCCTAATAACAAATGTGAATATTGAAAATACACTAATTAAGCCAAACTGTTTTCTATATTTCTTTCAAGGTGGATTAGTGCTAAATTAAATCTCCCCTAATTGGTAGTCCAACATTACTCTTTGCATATCTGCGTGGAGTTatccaagttttgagcttttggCCGGACACATAATCAAAATGTAATTTTGTATTCATTAATATTACAGAATGTAGTGATGGGGGGTGGGCCAGTGGGGGTACTTTTTGGTATTCTAGAGGGAAGCTAATTGATTAATATTTTCCCATTTTACATTTGTGAGAAAGAGGGCATGTATTTGATTCAACCCTTGGAAAAGCGAAAACTACAAAAATGGAGGTTTTTTGGCAATCCTTTTCAGTCTGGTGACTCTGATATGATCTTTCTGGTTCAATCTAATCTATAGAAATCTGAGGAATAATTAATTTGTATGCCAGTATTATCTTTGCTGTTACTTGTTTGAAAAAGGTTCTGAGGTTTGATCGCATTCCTTGGTTTGGTGATGAGGATGATGACAACGATGATGATTATTTCTCtgatgatgaagatgatgatgatggcaatgacgatgatgatgatgacaaTGATGacgacgatgatgatgatgatgatggcaATGATGATGATGCTAATGACAGTGGTGGTGATGCTGATGATGACACTGACGATGATTATAATGATGATGATTGCGATGGGGATATTGATAATTTTGTTGACGGTTATGATGATGCAAATGATGATTCTGATTTACACTTTCTGTGTTCAGCTGAAACCGAAGGCTAGGGGCTGGATGTACCATGTGGCTTCACCAGAGGACCTGATGTTGCAACTATTTTCATTGCCAAGGCTGACAAGCGGCGCAGAGCGGAATGGAGAGAGCGCAGCTTCTGGTAGAGAACTTTTAGAGCTTATATTGACATTCAATGCCAACAGTGATTCAGATGATGGAGGGGATCCATCAAGTCCTGATCAGTTGTTTGGCTAGGAGATTATTTGTCTGCCTCTTTGGTCAATGAGAACCATATAGCAATTGTACATAACATAGGGTTAAGTAAAACAATATCTTGTGGAGCCTCAAAAATTTTTAATGCCCAAGTGGCTCTTTAATGCaagtttttttttccctcaTTCATCAATCCtttcttctcattttcttttgCAGTGGTTCATTTTCATTCAGTGAGAGCTGTGTCCTATTATTATCTTGTGATGATTGTTGTATGAGTTTGGCATTCAACTGATGCCTTCTTAAGTGAATtacttattcattttttttggcTAAAAGGCtaaattaaatttgtttttGAAGTATACTGTaggattaaaaatattaaatttatttttaaatttaccattaaattatcaaattttatttttaaatttaccaATGAATTATCATGAAAATGCTTTAATGTAAATAAAGTCAATAATctattaaagtataatttacaCTCTAATTTTGATAAGTGATtgctttatttagtttttaatgatagtttagtgttaaatttaaattgaaagataaaatttaatattttttgtgtTATTATATAATTCAGGAGACTATTTGaattttttgcaatttttttttttgagaggaTTGTgaaataaaatgattttattgttgGGCAAAGATAAAATTTGTTTATTTGTGTGGgcaaagataaaatttttaacaattattttttaaaaaatattctgatttaaattactatataaataattaaatgttttttttgaaagcaaaataattaaatgttaACATATTTAATAGCTAATAACTAATAAGATAATTGaccattattaaaataaataactactATTAAAACTGTTAGTATATCAAACAGGACCTTATTTGATGACTGAAAAAAGTGGCAAGTCCAACAAATTCATTTCGAAGTAAAAGTCGATCCTTGACCAAAGGGCGGACCTATGTATACGATTTTGGGCCTTGGCCTCCCCAAtcccattttttaaaaattatatatcataCTAGtgaaattttaactttaaaattagGGGTAcataaatatctttaaaataataataatgataaatttatagatttaaaatattattttgctaAAAAGATACGTTAGAAGTAagctaaataataatatatattaagagTTAGTTTtgtaaatttatcaaaaaatgCAAGCAATTGTTGCCAACACTAAGTGTTTAGTGTCAGGGATGGTAGCTTTACAAACTTATTCAACATTTAAACACTACTGGTATTACATCCACtcaaaataagttatgagttGTTGATTTCAAAAGGATACACATATTGAGgtgctaacttacctttctttctgAACCTCATCACA
This sequence is a window from Manihot esculenta cultivar AM560-2 chromosome 4, M.esculenta_v8, whole genome shotgun sequence. Protein-coding genes within it:
- the LOC110613422 gene encoding DDB1- and CUL4-associated factor 8 isoform X3, with protein sequence MKKRARITPDKAVPNVWQREVGELSTRSFAHRLAASEDLVLRLEIYKKLEKHRGCVNTVSFNADGDVLVSGSDDRRVILWDWETGRIKLSFHSGHNNNVFQAKIMPYTDDRSIVTCAADGQVRRAQILEHTVETALLAKHQGRAHKLAIEPGSPHIFYTCGEDGLVQHFDLRTRRATELFTCQPIEDRKNYTPVVHLNAISIDPRNPNLFAVAGTDEYTRVYDVRMYKWDGSTEFGRPTDYFCPPHLIGDEQVGITGLSFSDQSELLVSYNDEFIYLFTRDMGLGLNPDLSSSVCSDASEMGPVDADGKPTPQVYKGHRNCETVKGVSFFGPGCEYVVSGSDCGRIFIWKKKGGELIRVMEADKHVVNCIEPHPHITGLASSGIETDIKIWTPKAFERATLPANIEKLKPKARGWMYHVASPEDLMLQLFSLPRLTSGAERNGESAASGRELLELILTFNANSDSDDGGDPSSPDQLFG
- the LOC110613422 gene encoding DDB1- and CUL4-associated factor 8 isoform X2, translated to MKKRARITPDKAVPNVWQREVGELSTRSFAHRLAASEDLVLRLEIYKKLEKHRGCVNTVSFNADGDVLVSGSDDRRVILWDWETGRIKLSFHSGHNNNVFQAKIMPYTDDRSIVTCAADGQVRRAQILEHTVETALLAKHQGRAHKLAIEPGSPHIFYTCGEDGLVQHFDLRTRRATELFTCQPIEDRKNYTPVVHLNAISIDPRNPNLFAVAGTDEYTRVYDVRMYKWDGSTEFGRPTDYFCPPHLIGDEQVGITGLSFSDQSELLVSYNDEFIYLFTRDMGLGLNPDLSSSVCSDASEMGPVDADGKPTPQVYKGHRNCETVKGVSFFGPGCEYVVSGSDCGRIFIWKKKGGELIRVMEADKHVVNCIEPHPHITGLASSGIETDIKIWTPKAFERATLPANIEKVLRFDRIPWFGDEDDDNDDDYFSDDEDDDDGNDDDDDDNDDDDDDDDDGNDDDANDSGGDADDDTDDDYNDDDCDGDIDNFVDGYDDANDDSDLHFLCSAETEG
- the LOC110613422 gene encoding DDB1- and CUL4-associated factor 8 isoform X1 codes for the protein MKKRARITPDKAVPNVWQREVGELSTRSFAHRLAASEDLVLRLEIYKKLEKHRGCVNTVSFNADGDVLVSGSDDRRVILWDWETGRIKLSFHSGHNNNVFQAKIMPYTDDRSIVTCAADGQVRRAQILEHTVETALLAKHQGRAHKLAIEPGSPHIFYTCGEDGLVQHFDLRTRRATELFTCQPIEDRKNYTPVVHLNAISIDPRNPNLFAVAGTDEYTRVYDVRMYKWDGSTEFGRPTDYFCPPHLIGDEQVGITGLSFSDQSELLVSYNDEFIYLFTRDMGLGLNPDLSSSVCSDASEMGPVDADGKPTPQVYKGHRNCETVKGVSFFGPGCEYVVSGSDCGRIFIWKKKGGELIRVMEADKHVVNCIEPHPHITGLASSGIETDIKIWTPKAFERATLPANIEKMMMMAMTMMMMTMMTTMMMMMMAMMMMLMTVVVMLMMTLTMIIMMMIAMGILIILLTVMMMQMMILIYTFCVQLKPKARGWMYHVASPEDLMLQLFSLPRLTSGAERNGESAASGRELLELILTFNANSDSDDGGDPSSPDQLFG